The Lewinellaceae bacterium genome includes a region encoding these proteins:
- a CDS encoding OmpA family protein, with amino-acid sequence MSLPKVLLMLLVWLLYTIVAYKGCIEQCCTSGTGDAVTETVQDTVPPAPNRYALDSKWGDATAFTNDGFETFKERILAGMTADNILEITGVYFEGEEKPEGFENMGFARAENIRKLFANDLPEDRIRLRARLMDESENSKTGFFEAGIFDWIEVEKQAEAPDLQELEDRVIIRFPSNSTAKKADPAVDEYLVKLAERVKVSGEKITITGHADNQGDEEANLLLSKKRAEKVRDILLTKGVSKDQITVDQKGETQPVASNETEAGRQENRRAEVRLIKQ; translated from the coding sequence ATGTCTTTACCAAAAGTACTACTCATGTTGTTGGTCTGGTTACTTTATACTATTGTTGCATACAAAGGTTGTATAGAACAATGCTGTACTTCCGGTACAGGAGATGCAGTAACCGAAACAGTCCAGGACACCGTTCCTCCAGCACCTAACCGCTATGCGCTGGATTCTAAATGGGGCGATGCTACGGCTTTTACCAACGACGGGTTTGAAACCTTCAAGGAAAGAATACTTGCCGGCATGACAGCAGATAACATTCTGGAAATCACCGGTGTTTATTTCGAAGGGGAAGAAAAACCCGAAGGATTTGAAAACATGGGATTTGCCCGTGCCGAAAACATCAGGAAATTGTTCGCCAATGATTTACCTGAAGATCGCATCAGGCTGCGCGCCCGTTTAATGGACGAGTCTGAGAATTCCAAAACCGGTTTCTTCGAGGCAGGAATATTCGACTGGATAGAAGTCGAAAAACAGGCCGAAGCTCCGGACCTGCAAGAACTGGAAGACAGGGTCATTATCCGGTTCCCTTCCAACTCTACCGCTAAAAAAGCCGATCCTGCAGTCGATGAATATCTGGTAAAACTTGCCGAAAGGGTAAAAGTAAGCGGCGAAAAAATAACCATTACGGGACATGCCGATAACCAGGGAGATGAAGAGGCTAACCTACTACTCAGCAAAAAACGTGCTGAAAAGGTCAGGGACATATTACTTACCAAGGGAGTCAGTAAAGATCAGATTACCGTAGATCAAAAAGGCGAAACTCAACCTGTTGCCTCTAATGAAACAGAAGCCGGCAGACAGGAAAACCGTCGCGCTGAGGTTCGGTTGATTAAACAATAA
- a CDS encoding pyridoxal phosphate-dependent aminotransferase, translating into MPGISNRAQHVPLSPFRKLISIADEAKARGKYIYHLNIGQPDIETPVEAMEKLKATDITILEYSPSIGYASYREKMVGYYHNYGIHVKAEDIIITTGASEAIQFIFQTCLNEADEIVIPQPFYANYNGFAHMANINIHPITTFIETGFELPSPEVFESMIGPNTKGIMITNPNNPTGCLYSKEILMELGRLVKKYDLYFFVDEVYREFCYEGQEFFSALSIPGIEDNVIVIDSISKRYSACGARIGAIVTRNKEVLQAVTRYANLRLSPPGLGQILGEALVEMDGTYLDQTKETYDRRRQVVFNRLQKMEGVTSYLPGGAFYCFARFPIDSAEDFCRWLLEDFEYKGASLMLSPGNAFYCGNQLGHNEVRIAYVLNEEKLHAAMDCLEQALIAYQSIHKTTKMNELPV; encoded by the coding sequence ATGCCAGGTATTTCTAACAGAGCACAACACGTTCCTTTGTCTCCATTCAGGAAATTGATTTCCATAGCAGATGAGGCAAAAGCCAGGGGCAAGTACATTTACCATTTGAATATCGGGCAACCGGACATCGAAACTCCGGTAGAAGCCATGGAAAAACTGAAGGCCACGGATATTACCATCCTTGAATACAGCCCTTCCATTGGTTATGCTTCCTACAGGGAAAAAATGGTAGGATACTACCACAATTATGGCATTCATGTAAAGGCTGAGGATATCATCATTACTACCGGAGCCTCCGAAGCCATTCAATTTATTTTCCAGACCTGCCTGAATGAAGCGGATGAAATTGTCATCCCCCAGCCTTTTTATGCGAATTACAACGGTTTTGCGCATATGGCGAATATCAACATACACCCGATTACCACCTTTATCGAAACAGGGTTTGAATTACCCTCTCCGGAGGTATTTGAGTCCATGATAGGCCCGAATACCAAGGGCATCATGATTACCAATCCAAACAATCCGACGGGTTGTCTTTACAGTAAGGAAATCCTCATGGAACTCGGCCGTCTTGTCAAAAAATATGACCTGTACTTTTTTGTGGATGAGGTGTACCGCGAATTTTGTTATGAGGGCCAGGAATTTTTCTCCGCCCTGAGTATTCCAGGGATTGAAGATAATGTGATCGTGATTGATTCTATTTCGAAGCGTTACAGCGCCTGTGGTGCGCGTATCGGAGCGATTGTCACCCGAAACAAAGAGGTATTGCAGGCCGTAACCAGGTATGCCAACCTGCGGTTGAGCCCTCCCGGATTAGGACAAATACTCGGCGAAGCACTTGTTGAAATGGACGGAACCTATCTGGATCAGACCAAAGAGACTTATGATCGGCGCAGACAGGTGGTATTCAATCGTTTGCAAAAGATGGAGGGAGTTACCAGTTATCTTCCCGGAGGGGCATTTTATTGCTTCGCCCGTTTCCCCATCGATAGCGCAGAAGATTTTTGCCGGTGGCTGCTGGAAGATTTTGAGTATAAAGGGGCCAGCCTGATGTTATCCCCCGGCAATGCTTTTTATTGCGGCAACCAACTGGGTCACAACGAAGTACGTATTGCTTATGTATTAAACGAGGAAAAACTCCACGCAGCAATGGATTGCCTGGAGCAGGCGTTAATCGCCTACCAGTCAATTCATAAAACTACAAAAATGAATGAATTGCCGGTTTAA
- a CDS encoding DUF420 domain-containing protein: MEENIQLANKLKKWAWAFTVVVLFLVGMMRQVKIPLPEGWDFSFLPPFHATVNAITALVLLAAFWFIRHKNIEMHRKMIYIAFGLSLLFLLSYVTYHITMPETIFGDMDHDGILTDAEKLAAGGTRMVYLILLGTHILLAGLILPFILFTFIRAYTNQIAKHRKMARWVFPFWLYVAITGPACYLMLLPYYG; the protein is encoded by the coding sequence ATGGAAGAAAATATTCAACTTGCAAATAAGCTAAAAAAATGGGCATGGGCCTTTACCGTAGTGGTCCTGTTTTTGGTAGGCATGATGCGTCAGGTGAAAATCCCCCTGCCGGAAGGTTGGGATTTTAGCTTTTTGCCGCCTTTCCATGCTACCGTAAATGCGATAACGGCCCTGGTACTTTTAGCAGCCTTTTGGTTCATCAGGCATAAAAATATTGAAATGCACCGTAAGATGATCTATATTGCTTTTGGGTTGTCTCTTTTATTTTTATTGTCTTATGTTACTTATCATATTACGATGCCGGAGACTATTTTCGGAGATATGGATCATGATGGCATCCTGACTGATGCGGAAAAATTAGCAGCTGGAGGCACAAGAATGGTGTATTTGATCCTTTTGGGCACACATATTTTGCTTGCCGGGCTGATTCTTCCCTTTATTCTTTTTACCTTTATCAGGGCTTATACCAATCAGATTGCAAAACATCGTAAAATGGCACGGTGGGTTTTTCCTTTTTGGTTGTATGTCGCCATTACCGGACCGGCTTGTTATCTGATGTTATTACCTTATTATGGTTAA
- a CDS encoding cytochrome C oxidase subunit IV family protein: protein MAHLSYEDSKKRVFFGLGLLAVVTLVEVFFSLVGKGHLIDGVKGLTWAHYTIGFLLIAFSLYKAYFIIYEFMHMKYEVRGLAWSVLLPTTLLVWAVIAFFQEGNSWKHRRQNEGSTEVKKEAPVDQQGMNFTEDVYILKGRG, encoded by the coding sequence ATGGCACATTTGAGTTATGAGGATAGTAAAAAAAGAGTCTTCTTTGGGTTGGGACTGCTTGCTGTTGTAACCCTGGTGGAAGTATTCTTTTCCCTTGTGGGTAAAGGCCATCTGATTGATGGGGTAAAAGGGCTGACCTGGGCACACTATACTATCGGTTTTTTGCTGATCGCCTTTTCTTTGTATAAAGCTTACTTTATCATTTATGAGTTTATGCACATGAAATACGAAGTGAGAGGGCTGGCATGGAGTGTATTGTTGCCTACCACTCTTTTAGTCTGGGCAGTTATCGCTTTTTTCCAGGAAGGAAACTCCTGGAAACACCGCCGCCAGAATGAAGGCAGTACAGAGGTGAAGAAAGAGGCTCCTGTGGATCAACAGGGAATGAATTTCACTGAAGATGTATATATTTTGAAAGGAAGGGGGTAA
- a CDS encoding cytochrome c oxidase subunit 3 gives MANHSAHEPEVQQQNEDLWSGGKQPMKVSYGKLMMWYFLLSDAFTFAGFLIAYGALRFSSPTWPVPDFVFSTAPFNNLGFGHEVKMPLLFVTFMSFLLIISSVTMVRAVQEGHRENKRGVVFWMLLTVFGGLGFLSCQAWEWNNLISGEHMSITRDPFGSHAFSGVYLNPDGTESEEAFVAGDSYLIHKQHVNQGAEVHGGEHGAAAEAGHGEAAGEHGAEAIAYEPGDHQGYVMDENGFVFRKFKVTSEGDMQGKVMTQEFGPKAFGALFFFITGFHGFHVFSGVLFLLIILINAAGSVYVKRKNGYEMVEKIGLYWHFVDLVWVFVFLVFYLL, from the coding sequence ATGGCGAATCATTCAGCACATGAACCGGAAGTTCAACAGCAGAACGAGGACCTTTGGTCGGGTGGAAAACAACCGATGAAGGTTAGTTACGGAAAACTCATGATGTGGTATTTCCTGTTATCTGATGCCTTTACCTTCGCAGGCTTTCTTATTGCTTACGGGGCATTACGTTTTAGCAGCCCGACCTGGCCGGTGCCGGATTTTGTATTTTCGACGGCACCTTTCAATAACCTGGGTTTTGGCCATGAGGTCAAGATGCCCTTACTTTTTGTGACTTTTATGTCGTTCCTTTTGATCATCAGCTCCGTGACTATGGTGCGTGCGGTACAGGAAGGACACAGAGAGAACAAAAGAGGCGTTGTTTTTTGGATGTTGCTTACCGTTTTTGGCGGTTTGGGATTCCTTTCCTGCCAGGCTTGGGAGTGGAACAACCTGATTTCCGGAGAGCATATGTCTATTACCCGTGATCCTTTTGGATCTCATGCCTTTTCCGGAGTGTACCTCAATCCTGATGGAACAGAATCGGAAGAAGCTTTTGTGGCCGGTGACAGTTACCTGATTCATAAACAACATGTAAATCAAGGGGCAGAAGTCCACGGAGGTGAACATGGTGCTGCAGCAGAAGCGGGTCATGGAGAAGCTGCCGGAGAACATGGTGCAGAAGCCATCGCCTATGAACCTGGTGACCATCAAGGGTATGTTATGGATGAAAATGGTTTCGTCTTCAGGAAATTCAAAGTAACTTCTGAAGGAGATATGCAGGGAAAAGTGATGACCCAGGAATTCGGGCCCAAAGCTTTCGGTGCTTTATTCTTTTTTATCACCGGTTTTCACGGTTTTCACGTGTTTTCCGGGGTATTGTTCCTGCTCATTATCCTGATCAACGCTGCCGGCAGTGTTTATGTCAAGCGTAAGAACGGTTATGAAATGGTAGAAAAAATTGGACTGTACTGGCACTTTGTGGATTTGGTTTGGGTGTTTGTATTCCTCGTATTTTACTTACTTTAA
- a CDS encoding heme-copper oxidase subunit III, which produces MSTTTLTTTPYMRSKIHPLKFGLWVACGSMLMVFASLTSAYVVRHASGNWLEFKMPTAFIYSTLVMLLSSITLHTAYNAFKSGKEKLYKPMLLMTMVLALFFLYLQYQGWMGLEAIGLPLKTNASGDFVYALSWLHAGHVLGGVGALMVATIVAFSLKFKVTPVRTLRLELTLTYWHFVDFLWVYLFLFFLLQ; this is translated from the coding sequence ATGAGCACAACAACCTTGACTACAACACCGTACATGAGGAGTAAGATTCACCCACTAAAGTTTGGACTTTGGGTGGCTTGCGGCAGTATGTTGATGGTATTTGCTTCATTGACGAGTGCTTATGTGGTGAGGCATGCTTCGGGCAACTGGCTTGAATTTAAAATGCCTACAGCTTTTATTTACAGTACTCTTGTGATGCTGTTGAGCAGTATTACGCTCCACACGGCTTACAACGCATTTAAATCAGGTAAGGAAAAACTATACAAACCAATGCTGTTGATGACGATGGTTTTGGCGCTTTTTTTCCTTTATTTACAATACCAGGGCTGGATGGGCCTTGAAGCAATCGGATTACCGTTAAAGACCAATGCTTCCGGAGATTTTGTTTACGCATTATCCTGGTTGCATGCCGGACATGTTTTGGGAGGCGTGGGAGCCCTTATGGTGGCGACTATCGTTGCTTTTTCCCTTAAATTTAAGGTTACCCCGGTAAGAACATTGCGTTTGGAACTGACGCTCACCTACTGGCATTTTGTAGATTTCCTGTGGGTGTATTTATTTTTATTCTTTTTATTGCAATAG
- the cyoE gene encoding protoheme IX farnesyltransferase has product MSVKTDTNSLKVKDLVLQKVQDYTQLVKIRLTLTVVLSSVLAFLIASNGPISWTAVLILFLGGFLVTGAANTLNQVLEKDYDCLMERTAGRPLASGRMKTGEAVMLAGMMTLLGIIFLAMFNPWTAFFGMVALVSYAFIYTPLKRIAPVAIFVGAIPGALPALIGCTAAEGRLTLLGLTLFSLQFFWQFPHFWSIGYLGFGDYKKAGFRFIPASSDGEGPDRNIGLQALFYAILLSGVSVGPWILGVTGWISAVIAAGLGLVFVYFSWNFFRKFERKGALKLMFFSFLYIPLTFIAFYLDKI; this is encoded by the coding sequence GTGTCGGTAAAAACGGATACTAATAGTTTAAAGGTAAAAGATCTCGTCCTGCAAAAAGTGCAGGATTATACACAGCTGGTAAAGATCAGGTTGACGCTGACGGTGGTTTTATCTTCTGTCCTCGCCTTTTTGATCGCTTCGAACGGGCCCATTAGCTGGACTGCGGTGCTGATTTTATTCCTCGGAGGATTCCTGGTCACCGGTGCAGCAAATACCCTCAACCAGGTACTTGAAAAGGATTATGACTGCTTGATGGAGCGAACGGCAGGAAGGCCACTGGCTTCAGGAAGGATGAAAACAGGGGAAGCTGTAATGCTTGCGGGTATGATGACTTTATTGGGAATCATTTTCCTGGCAATGTTCAATCCTTGGACCGCATTCTTCGGAATGGTGGCTTTGGTGAGTTATGCTTTTATTTATACTCCCCTGAAGCGGATAGCTCCTGTAGCCATTTTCGTGGGAGCGATTCCCGGGGCATTACCGGCGCTGATCGGATGTACAGCAGCGGAAGGAAGACTGACTTTACTGGGACTGACTTTATTCAGTTTACAGTTTTTCTGGCAGTTTCCGCACTTTTGGTCCATCGGTTACCTCGGATTTGGAGATTATAAAAAAGCAGGTTTCCGGTTCATCCCGGCCTCATCAGATGGAGAGGGCCCGGACCGGAACATTGGTTTGCAGGCATTGTTTTATGCCATTTTGCTTTCAGGAGTAAGCGTGGGGCCCTGGATTTTAGGCGTTACAGGGTGGATATCAGCAGTTATTGCGGCAGGTTTGGGATTGGTTTTCGTATATTTTTCCTGGAATTTTTTCAGAAAATTCGAAAGGAAGGGAGCTTTAAAGCTTATGTTTTTCTCCTTTTTATATATCCCTTTAACCTTTATCGCTTTTTATCTCGATAAGATTTAA
- a CDS encoding cbb3-type cytochrome c oxidase subunit I codes for MANVVSKTPEIDRDDFLIQEYGYDDHFHDHHHGDKYQSNFITTYIFSQDHKMIAKQFLITGMIWAIIGASMSLIFRMQLGFPEESMAWIKPLLGKWITVDAAGFGTLSQDFYYSLVTLHGTIIVFFVLTAGLSGTFSNLLIPLQIGARDMASPFLNMLSYWFFFLAGAVMLSSLFVSTGPFAGGWVAYPPLSALPQASMGSGVGMTLWLISLVFFVVSVLLGGVNYITTVLNLRTKGMGMWRMPLTIWSFFLTAIIGLLSFPVLVSGFFLLMLDRSLGTSFYLSEIFINGQVLDRVGGSPILYQHLFWFLGHPEVYIIILPAMGLTSEVLAVHSRKPIFGYKAMVYSMMAIGFLSFIVWAHHMFMSGVNPFIANFFVIFTLIIAVPSAVKVFNWITTLYGGNIRFTAASMFAIGFVSMFISGGLTGIFLGNSAIDIQMHDTYFVVAHFHIVMGVAAFFGMFAGVYHWFPKMYGRFLNETLGKIHFWGTLIGAYAVFGPMHYLGIAGVARRYYRFDVFQTFSHFDGINQFITIAAIITFVFQIIFVVNFFYSIWKGKKVTTKNPWGAPTLEWTTPIRPGHGNWPGKLPTVQRWAYDYYSDEEGQDFTPQIEPLKDNEKHVH; via the coding sequence ATGGCAAATGTAGTTTCTAAAACTCCTGAAATTGACCGGGATGACTTTCTGATACAAGAATACGGCTATGATGATCATTTCCATGACCACCATCATGGAGATAAATATCAGTCGAATTTTATCACTACATATATCTTTAGTCAGGATCACAAGATGATCGCCAAGCAATTCCTCATCACGGGGATGATCTGGGCCATCATTGGTGCAAGCATGTCTTTGATCTTCAGGATGCAATTGGGTTTTCCTGAAGAGAGCATGGCCTGGATAAAACCATTGTTAGGGAAATGGATCACTGTCGATGCGGCAGGGTTCGGAACCTTATCCCAGGATTTTTACTATTCACTGGTGACTCTGCATGGTACCATCATCGTATTCTTCGTGCTTACAGCCGGATTGAGCGGTACTTTCAGTAACCTGCTTATTCCATTGCAGATAGGTGCCAGGGATATGGCCTCGCCTTTCCTTAATATGTTGTCATACTGGTTCTTCTTTTTGGCAGGAGCGGTAATGCTTTCTTCCTTGTTCGTCAGTACAGGGCCTTTTGCCGGGGGCTGGGTAGCCTATCCGCCTCTAAGTGCTTTGCCACAGGCCTCTATGGGCTCGGGTGTTGGTATGACGCTTTGGCTGATAAGCCTTGTATTCTTCGTGGTTTCTGTTTTGTTGGGTGGGGTGAATTATATCACCACTGTACTGAATCTCAGAACCAAAGGAATGGGAATGTGGCGTATGCCTTTGACCATCTGGTCCTTTTTCCTTACAGCAATCATCGGTCTGTTATCCTTTCCGGTATTGGTATCAGGATTTTTCCTTTTGATGCTTGACCGTAGTTTGGGCACCAGTTTTTATTTGAGTGAAATTTTTATCAATGGTCAGGTACTCGACAGGGTAGGAGGTAGCCCGATTTTATATCAGCACCTTTTCTGGTTCCTGGGTCACCCTGAAGTATATATCATTATTCTCCCGGCGATGGGTTTGACCTCTGAGGTTTTGGCGGTACACTCACGCAAGCCGATTTTTGGTTACAAGGCCATGGTTTATTCCATGATGGCGATTGGATTTCTTTCCTTTATCGTTTGGGCTCACCACATGTTTATGTCAGGGGTGAATCCGTTCATTGCCAATTTCTTCGTAATCTTTACCCTCATCATTGCGGTTCCTTCAGCGGTGAAGGTGTTTAACTGGATAACGACTTTATATGGAGGGAATATCCGGTTTACGGCGGCGAGTATGTTTGCCATCGGATTTGTATCTATGTTTATTTCCGGTGGATTGACAGGTATTTTCCTCGGAAATTCAGCTATTGATATTCAAATGCACGATACCTATTTCGTGGTGGCTCACTTCCATATTGTAATGGGGGTTGCGGCCTTCTTCGGAATGTTTGCCGGTGTTTATCACTGGTTTCCTAAAATGTATGGACGTTTCCTGAACGAAACTCTGGGGAAAATTCACTTCTGGGGGACGCTCATCGGGGCTTATGCCGTATTCGGTCCAATGCACTATCTGGGGATTGCCGGGGTAGCAAGGCGTTATTACAGATTTGATGTTTTCCAGACGTTCAGTCACTTTGACGGTATCAATCAGTTCATTACCATTGCTGCTATCATTACCTTTGTTTTCCAGATCATTTTTGTGGTCAATTTCTTTTACAGCATTTGGAAAGGCAAAAAGGTTACGACTAAAAACCCATGGGGTGCGCCAACTTTAGAATGGACCACACCAATACGTCCGGGTCACGGAAACTGGCCAGGAAAATTGCCTACCGTTCAGCGTTGGGCATACGATTATTACAGTGATGAGGAAGGGCAGGATTTTACGCCTCAAATTGAGCCGTTGAAAGATAATGAAAAGCATGTGCATTAA
- a CDS encoding cytochrome c oxidase subunit II, with translation MTGLLIILCFALIVIIALQIGKVTEITDKIKGEVEAQNATNRRVGFYFLIFMVVFLVASFASAIYYKNFMLGFGPHTAASAHGGALDHIFKLTLWVTLIVFVLTQIALFFFAFKYSGNSKRKAIFFSHDTKLEIIWTGVPAIAMALLVIGGLDAWNEVMADVGQDEDFMEIEATGYQFAWALRYPGPDQKLGDRDYTLINGSNPLGQDWTDAANWDDIHANEIVLPVGKKVRVKIRARDVLHSFFLPHFRVKMDAVPGMPTYFVFTPITTTADYRAQLSTYPEYQQPDPNDPEKQLWETFDYELACAELCGNGHFSMRKVVRIVEQAEYDKWLADQKSYYLTAIRNTNEDPYNGKALPGETVTTPEIDTTQTGEETSGE, from the coding sequence ATGACCGGTTTACTCATTATTCTTTGTTTTGCTCTTATTGTCATCATTGCGCTCCAGATTGGAAAGGTGACAGAAATTACGGATAAAATAAAAGGTGAAGTAGAGGCGCAAAATGCAACCAACCGCAGGGTAGGGTTCTACTTCCTGATATTTATGGTGGTTTTCCTCGTAGCGAGTTTTGCCTCGGCAATTTATTACAAGAACTTTATGTTGGGTTTCGGACCTCATACGGCGGCATCAGCTCACGGGGGGGCTCTTGATCATATTTTCAAATTGACGTTGTGGGTGACCCTCATTGTTTTTGTGCTGACACAGATTGCTTTGTTCTTCTTTGCCTTTAAATACAGTGGAAATTCTAAGAGAAAAGCCATCTTCTTTTCTCATGATACCAAACTGGAGATCATTTGGACCGGCGTTCCTGCTATCGCAATGGCATTGCTGGTGATCGGAGGTCTCGATGCATGGAATGAGGTGATGGCCGATGTAGGACAAGATGAAGATTTTATGGAAATTGAGGCTACCGGTTATCAATTTGCCTGGGCACTTCGTTATCCAGGGCCGGATCAAAAACTGGGAGATCGGGATTATACCCTCATCAATGGCTCCAATCCTCTTGGCCAGGACTGGACGGACGCTGCCAACTGGGATGATATTCATGCCAACGAGATCGTACTTCCTGTAGGAAAGAAGGTCAGGGTGAAGATCAGGGCTCGCGATGTATTGCACAGTTTCTTCCTCCCGCATTTTCGGGTAAAAATGGATGCAGTGCCGGGTATGCCTACGTATTTTGTATTTACCCCTATCACCACCACTGCCGATTATCGGGCGCAGTTGAGTACCTATCCTGAATACCAGCAACCGGATCCCAATGATCCTGAAAAACAGCTGTGGGAAACCTTCGATTATGAACTGGCTTGTGCCGAGTTATGTGGTAATGGTCACTTTAGTATGCGTAAGGTGGTTCGAATTGTTGAGCAGGCAGAATACGATAAATGGCTGGCGGATCAGAAATCATATTATCTGACTGCTATTAGAAATACGAATGAAGATCCTTATAACGGTAAAGCACTTCCTGGTGAAACCGTTACTACACCGGAAATTGATACAACCCAAACAGGTGAGGAAACAAGCGGAGAGTAA
- a CDS encoding cytochrome c, which yields MKNIRNFLILVVMIIALNACSTADGDFGGSEYMPDMAHSIAQEANIYTYYKYNTWDEESTIKLKDLVNIHDPVAGTIPRGFTGMASSSSDSSREMMDEHLRGMTSLNEIGVPINGSVPYHYQDTEEERARATAEIIENPYPITDAGLVRGKDLFIINCAICHGEKGNGLGYLVDDTKNKKVKFPAAPANFTQDAFIASSNGRYYHAIMYGRNVMGSFADKLSYEERWEVIHYIRSLQAASIGATYNQTENTLNPEYGTPASPVQAAQQTDTTIGSQGNE from the coding sequence ATGAAGAATATAAGAAACTTTTTAATACTGGTTGTCATGATCATTGCCCTCAACGCCTGCTCTACGGCAGACGGAGATTTCGGGGGGAGTGAATATATGCCTGATATGGCGCATTCCATTGCCCAGGAAGCTAATATTTATACCTATTATAAATACAATACCTGGGATGAGGAAAGCACGATAAAATTGAAGGACCTAGTCAATATACATGATCCTGTTGCCGGAACGATTCCCCGTGGATTTACCGGAATGGCTTCTTCCTCAAGTGATTCTTCCAGGGAAATGATGGATGAACACCTGAGAGGAATGACTTCACTCAATGAAATAGGGGTGCCGATTAACGGCTCCGTACCTTATCATTACCAGGATACTGAAGAAGAACGTGCCCGTGCCACTGCTGAAATTATCGAAAATCCATATCCTATCACGGATGCCGGATTGGTTAGGGGCAAGGATTTGTTCATCATCAATTGTGCCATTTGCCATGGAGAAAAAGGCAATGGTCTCGGATATCTTGTTGATGATACCAAAAATAAAAAGGTCAAATTTCCTGCGGCACCGGCCAATTTCACTCAGGATGCTTTTATTGCTTCCAGCAACGGACGTTATTACCATGCTATTATGTATGGAAGGAACGTGATGGGCAGTTTTGCGGATAAACTTTCCTATGAGGAACGCTGGGAGGTGATCCACTATATCCGTTCCTTGCAGGCCGCATCCATCGGAGCGACTTACAACCAGACAGAGAATACGTTGAATCCGGAATATGGCACACCTGCCAGCCCGGTGCAAGCCGCACAGCAAACAGATACAACGATAGGATCACAAGGAAACGAGTAG